A portion of the Bacteroides faecium genome contains these proteins:
- a CDS encoding DUF3467 domain-containing protein, which translates to MEEQNNNGQLQIELKEEVAQGTYANLAIITHSSSEFILDFIRVMPGVPKAGVQSRVIVAPEHAKRLLRALEDNIAKYERVFGPIRISDESPIAPLTSVKGEA; encoded by the coding sequence ATGGAAGAGCAAAATAACAACGGGCAATTACAGATTGAGTTAAAAGAAGAAGTAGCACAGGGTACATATGCCAATCTAGCTATTATAACCCATTCAAGCTCAGAATTTATTCTTGATTTTATACGCGTGATGCCGGGTGTGCCGAAAGCTGGCGTGCAATCGCGTGTCATCGTGGCTCCCGAACACGCAAAACGACTGCTGCGGGCATTGGAAGATAATATCGCTAAATATGAACGTGTATTTGGTCCGATACGTATTTCCGATGAATCTCCTATTGCTCCCCTGACAAGTGTAAAAGGTGAAGCGTGA
- the rpsG gene encoding 30S ribosomal protein S7: protein MRKAKPKKRVILPDPVFNDQKVSKFVNHLMYDGKKNTSYEIFYAALETVKVKLPNEEKSALEIWKKALDNVTPQVEVKSRRVGGATFQVPTEIRPDRKESISMKNLILFARKRGGKSMADKLAAEIMDAFNEQGGAYKRKEDMHRMAEANRAFAHFRF from the coding sequence ATGAGAAAAGCAAAACCCAAAAAACGTGTAATCCTTCCGGATCCCGTTTTTAATGACCAAAAGGTTTCAAAGTTCGTAAACCACTTGATGTATGATGGTAAGAAGAATACATCTTATGAAATCTTTTATGCCGCTCTGGAAACAGTGAAAGTGAAACTTCCTAACGAAGAAAAATCTGCTCTTGAAATCTGGAAAAAGGCTTTGGATAATGTGACTCCGCAAGTGGAAGTTAAGTCTCGCCGTGTAGGTGGTGCTACTTTCCAAGTTCCTACTGAAATCCGTCCGGATCGTAAGGAATCAATCTCAATGAAGAATTTGATCCTGTTTGCTCGTAAAAGAGGTGGTAAATCAATGGCTGACAAGTTGGCTGCTGAGATCATGGATGCCTTCAATGAACAAGGTGGTGCATACAAACGTAAAGAAGATATGCATAGAATGGCTGAGGCTAACCGTGCATTTGCTCATTTTAGATTCTAA
- the rpoC gene encoding DNA-directed RNA polymerase subunit beta' — translation MAFRKENKSKSNFSKISIGLASPEEILENSSGEVLKPETINYRTYKPERDGLFCERIFGPIKDYECHCGKYKRIRYKGIVCDRCGVEVTEKKVRRERMGHIQLVVPVAHIWYFRSLPNKIGYLLGLPTKKLDSIIYYERYVVIQPGVKAEDGVAEYDLLSEEEYLDILDTLPKDNQYLEDNDPNKFIAKMGAEAIYDLLARLDLDAQSYELRHRAGNDASQQRKNEALKRLQVVESFRASRGRNKPEWMIVRIVPVIPPELRPLVPLDGGRFATSDLNDLYRRVIIRNNRLKRLIEIKAPEVILRNEKRMLQESVDSLFDNSRKSSAVKTDANRPLKSLSDSLKGKQGRFRQNLLGKRVDYSARSVIVVGPELRMGECGIPKLMAAELYKPFIIRKLIERGIVKTVKSAKKIVDRKEPVIWDILEHVMKGHPVLLNRAPTLHRLGIQAFQPKMIEGKAIQLHPLACTAFNADFDGDQMAVHLPLSNEAILEAQMLMLQSHNILNPANGAPITVPAQDMVLGLYYITKLRAGAKGEGLTFYGPEEALIAYNEGRVDIHAPVKVIVKDVDENGNIVDVMRETSVGRVIVNEIVPPEAGYINTIISKKSLRDIISDVIKVCGVAKAADFLDGIKNLGYQMAFKGGLSFNLGDIIIPKEKETLVQKGYDEVEQVVNNYNMGFITNNERYNQVIDIWTHVNSELSNILMKTISSDDQGFNSVYMMLDSGARGSKEQIRQLSGMRGLMAKPQKAGAEGGQIIENPILSNFKEGLSVLEYFISTHGARKGLADTALKTADAGYLTRRLVDVSHDVIITEEDCGTLRGLVCTDLKNNDEVIATLYERILGRVSVHDIIHPTTGELIVAGGEEITEEIGKKIQNSPIESVEIRSVLTCEAKKGVCAKCYGRNLATSRMVQKGEAVGVIAAQSIGEPGTQLTLRTFHAGGTAANIAANASIVAKNSARLEFEELRTVDIVDEMGESAKVVVGRLAEVRFVDVNTGIVLSTHNVPYGSTLYVGDGELVEKGKLIAKWDPFNAVIITEATGKIEFEGVIENVTYKVESDEATGLREIIIIESKDKTKVPTAHILTEDGDLIRTYNLPVGGHVIIENGQKVKAGEVIVKIPRAVGKAGDITGGLPRVTELFEARNPSNPAVVSEIDGEVAMGKIKRGNREIIVTSKTGEVKKYLVALSKQILVQENDYVRAGTPLSDGATTPADILAIKGPTAVQEYIVNEVQDVYRLQGVKINDKHFEIIVRQMMRKVQIDEPGDTRFLEQQVVDKLDFMEENDRIWGKKVVVDAGDSQSMQAGQIVTARKLRDENSMLKRRDLKPVEVRDAVAATSTQILQGITRAALQTSSFMSAASFQETTKVLNEAAINGKVDKLEGMKENVICGHLIPAGTGQREYEKLIVGSKEEYDRILANKKTVLDYNEVE, via the coding sequence ATGGCTTTTAGAAAAGAAAATAAGTCGAAAAGTAATTTCTCGAAGATCTCAATTGGTCTGGCTTCCCCGGAAGAAATCCTAGAGAATTCGAGTGGTGAAGTTTTGAAGCCTGAAACCATTAATTACCGTACATACAAACCTGAACGTGACGGTTTGTTCTGCGAGCGCATTTTTGGTCCTATCAAGGACTATGAGTGCCATTGCGGTAAATACAAACGTATCCGTTATAAAGGTATCGTCTGCGACCGTTGTGGTGTGGAAGTTACTGAGAAAAAGGTGCGTCGTGAACGTATGGGACATATCCAGCTGGTTGTGCCGGTGGCTCACATCTGGTATTTCCGTTCGCTCCCTAATAAAATCGGTTATTTGCTCGGATTGCCGACAAAAAAACTGGATTCGATTATATACTACGAACGTTATGTTGTTATTCAGCCGGGTGTAAAAGCTGAAGATGGCGTAGCTGAATATGATTTGCTTTCTGAAGAAGAATATCTGGATATTCTGGATACACTTCCAAAGGACAATCAATATCTTGAAGATAATGATCCAAACAAATTCATCGCTAAGATGGGTGCTGAAGCTATCTATGATTTGTTGGCTCGTTTGGACTTGGATGCTCAGTCTTATGAATTACGTCACCGTGCAGGTAACGATGCTTCACAGCAACGTAAGAATGAAGCGTTGAAACGTCTTCAGGTAGTAGAATCGTTCCGTGCATCACGTGGACGCAACAAACCGGAATGGATGATTGTACGTATTGTACCGGTTATCCCGCCCGAACTTCGTCCGTTGGTTCCGTTGGATGGTGGCCGTTTTGCTACATCTGACTTGAACGACCTTTATCGTCGTGTGATTATACGTAACAACCGTTTGAAACGACTGATCGAAATCAAGGCTCCGGAAGTAATCTTGCGTAATGAAAAACGTATGCTTCAGGAATCTGTTGATTCTTTGTTTGATAACTCACGTAAATCAAGCGCTGTAAAGACAGATGCCAACCGTCCGTTGAAATCACTGTCCGACAGTTTGAAAGGTAAGCAAGGACGTTTCCGTCAGAACTTGTTGGGTAAACGTGTTGACTACTCTGCTCGTTCAGTAATCGTCGTTGGCCCTGAATTGAGAATGGGTGAGTGCGGTATTCCTAAATTGATGGCTGCCGAACTGTACAAACCGTTTATTATCCGCAAACTCATCGAACGTGGTATTGTTAAGACTGTAAAGTCTGCGAAAAAAATCGTTGACCGCAAGGAACCGGTGATTTGGGACATTTTGGAACATGTAATGAAAGGACATCCGGTACTGTTGAACCGTGCTCCGACATTGCACCGTTTGGGTATCCAGGCTTTCCAGCCTAAAATGATTGAAGGTAAAGCTATCCAGCTGCATCCGTTGGCATGTACGGCATTCAACGCCGACTTTGACGGTGACCAGATGGCTGTTCACTTGCCTTTGAGCAATGAAGCAATTCTTGAAGCACAGATGTTGATGCTTCAATCACATAATATTTTGAATCCAGCAAATGGTGCGCCTATCACTGTACCTGCACAGGATATGGTTCTTGGTCTATACTATATTACCAAGTTACGTGCCGGTGCAAAGGGTGAAGGTCTGACATTCTACGGTCCGGAAGAAGCATTGATTGCTTATAATGAAGGTAGAGTGGATATTCACGCTCCGGTGAAAGTAATCGTGAAAGACGTAGACGAAAATGGTAACATTGTAGACGTAATGCGCGAAACTTCAGTAGGACGTGTGATTGTGAATGAAATCGTTCCCCCTGAAGCAGGGTATATCAATACTATTATCTCTAAGAAATCTCTTCGTGATATTATTAGTGATGTAATTAAGGTATGTGGTGTGGCTAAGGCTGCAGATTTCCTGGATGGGATCAAGAATTTGGGTTATCAGATGGCGTTCAAGGGTGGTCTGTCATTCAACTTGGGTGATATTATCATTCCGAAGGAAAAAGAAACTTTGGTGCAAAAGGGTTACGACGAAGTAGAACAAGTTGTAAACAACTATAATATGGGTTTCATCACCAACAACGAACGTTACAATCAGGTAATTGATATCTGGACACATGTTAACTCTGAGTTGTCTAACATCTTGATGAAGACTATTTCTTCGGATGATCAAGGATTTAACTCTGTTTACATGATGCTTGATTCAGGTGCCCGTGGTTCTAAAGAACAGATTCGTCAGTTGTCAGGTATGCGTGGTTTGATGGCAAAACCCCAGAAAGCAGGTGCTGAAGGTGGTCAGATCATCGAGAACCCGATCTTGTCGAACTTTAAAGAAGGACTTTCGGTATTGGAGTACTTTATCTCTACCCACGGTGCTCGTAAAGGTTTGGCGGATACCGCTTTGAAGACTGCCGATGCCGGTTATTTGACTCGCCGTCTGGTGGATGTATCACATGATGTGATTATTACAGAAGAAGACTGCGGTACACTCCGTGGATTAGTTTGTACCGACCTTAAGAATAACGATGAAGTTATTGCTACTCTGTATGAACGTATCTTGGGACGTGTTTCTGTACATGATATTATTCATCCTACTACTGGCGAATTGATAGTTGCCGGTGGAGAAGAAATCACCGAAGAAATCGGTAAGAAGATTCAAAATTCTCCAATCGAGAGTGTTGAAATCCGTTCGGTATTAACTTGTGAAGCAAAAAAGGGTGTTTGTGCAAAATGTTACGGACGTAACTTGGCTACGAGCCGTATGGTTCAGAAGGGTGAAGCTGTTGGAGTAATCGCTGCTCAGTCTATCGGTGAGCCGGGTACACAGTTGACATTGCGTACGTTCCACGCCGGTGGTACTGCTGCCAATATCGCAGCAAATGCAAGTATCGTTGCTAAAAATAGTGCTCGTCTTGAGTTTGAGGAGTTGCGTACTGTAGATATCGTTGATGAAATGGGTGAGTCTGCGAAAGTGGTAGTAGGTCGTTTGGCTGAAGTTCGTTTCGTAGATGTAAATACCGGTATCGTTCTTTCTACTCATAACGTTCCTTATGGTTCAACGTTATATGTAGGTGATGGGGAACTGGTAGAAAAAGGCAAGTTGATTGCTAAATGGGATCCGTTCAACGCTGTTATTATCACGGAAGCAACCGGTAAGATCGAATTTGAGGGCGTAATTGAAAACGTTACTTATAAGGTTGAATCGGATGAAGCTACAGGTCTCCGTGAAATTATCATTATTGAATCTAAGGATAAGACGAAGGTTCCTACGGCTCATATCCTGACAGAAGATGGTGATTTGATACGTACTTACAACTTGCCGGTGGGTGGTCACGTGATTATCGAAAATGGTCAGAAAGTGAAAGCCGGTGAAGTAATTGTGAAGATTCCGCGTGCCGTTGGTAAAGCGGGTGATATCACGGGTGGTCTTCCTCGTGTTACCGAATTGTTTGAAGCTCGTAATCCATCTAACCCTGCTGTCGTTTCTGAAATTGACGGTGAGGTTGCAATGGGTAAGATTAAACGTGGTAATCGTGAGATCATCGTAACTTCCAAAACAGGTGAGGTTAAGAAATATCTGGTTGCATTGTCCAAACAGATTCTAGTACAGGAAAACGACTATGTACGTGCTGGTACTCCATTGTCTGATGGTGCTACTACTCCTGCGGATATCCTGGCTATTAAAGGTCCTACAGCTGTACAGGAATATATCGTGAATGAAGTTCAGGATGTATACCGCCTGCAGGGTGTGAAGATCAATGATAAGCACTTTGAGATTATCGTTCGCCAAATGATGCGTAAAGTACAGATTGACGAACCGGGTGATACTCGCTTCTTGGAACAGCAAGTTGTAGACAAGCTGGACTTCATGGAAGAAAATGACCGTATCTGGGGTAAGAAAGTAGTGGTTGACGCTGGTGATTCTCAAAGTATGCAAGCTGGTCAGATTGTAACTGCCCGTAAGCTGCGTGATGAGAATAGTATGCTGAAACGCCGTGACTTGAAACCTGTTGAGGTTCGTGATGCTGTGGCTGCTACATCTACTCAGATTCTTCAGGGTATTACACGTGCCGCTTTACAGACTTCAAGCTTTATGTCGGCTGCTTCCTTCCAGGAAACAACGAAGGTATTGAATGAAGCTGCTATTAACGGTAAGGTTGATAAACTTGAAGGTATGAAGGAAAATGTGATCTGTGGTCACTTGATTCCGGCAGGTACAGGACAGCGTGAATATGAAAAATTGATCGTTGGTTCGAAAGAAGAGTATGACCGTATCTTGGCAAATAAGAAAACAGTACTCGACTACAATGAAGTAGAATAA
- the fusA gene encoding elongation factor G produces the protein MAKQDLHLTRNIGIMAHIDAGKTTTSERILFYTGLTHKIGEVHDGAATMDWMAQEQERGITITSAATTTKWKYAGDTYKINLIDTPGHVDFTAEVERSLRVLDGAVAAYCAVGGVEPQSETVWRQADKYNVPRIAYVNKMDRSGANFFDVVSQMKSVLGANPCPVVIPIGAEENFKGVVDLIKMKAILWHDETMGADYSIEEIPAALKEEADEWRDKLLEKVSEFDDALMEKYFEDPSTITEEEIFRALRSATVQMAIVPMLCGSSFKNKGVQTLLDYVCALLPSPLDTENVIGTNPDTGAEEDRKPSEEAKTAALAFKIATDPYVGRLTFFRVYSGKIEAGSYIYNSRSGKKERVSRLFQMHSNKQNPVEVISAGDIGAGVGFKDIHTGDTLCDETAPIILESIDFPETVIGIAVEPKTQKDMDKLSIGLAKLAEEDPTFTVKSDEQTGQTVISGMGELHLDIIIDRLRREFKVECNQGKPQVNYKEAITKTVNLREVYKKQSGGRGKFADIIVNVGPVDEDFKEGGLQFVDEVKGGNIPKEFIPAVQKGFATAIKNGVLAGYPLDSLKVTLIDGSFHPVDSDQLSFEICAQMAYKNACAKAGPVLMEPIMKLEVVTPEENMGDVIGDLNKRRGQVEGMESSRSGARIVKAMVPLAEMFGYVTALRTISSGRATSSMTYSHHAQVSASIAKAVLDEVKGRTDLL, from the coding sequence ATGGCTAAGCAAGATTTACATTTGACTCGTAATATCGGTATCATGGCTCACATTGATGCCGGAAAAACAACAACTTCTGAACGTATCCTGTTCTATACTGGATTGACTCACAAAATCGGTGAAGTTCATGATGGTGCTGCTACTATGGACTGGATGGCGCAGGAGCAAGAACGTGGTATTACTATTACTTCTGCTGCAACAACGACTAAATGGAAGTATGCTGGTGATACTTATAAAATAAATTTGATTGATACTCCGGGACACGTTGACTTTACTGCTGAAGTGGAACGTTCATTACGTGTTCTTGATGGTGCTGTCGCTGCTTACTGTGCAGTAGGTGGTGTAGAGCCTCAGTCGGAAACTGTATGGCGTCAAGCTGACAAATACAATGTTCCCCGTATTGCATATGTGAACAAGATGGACCGTTCCGGTGCTAACTTCTTCGATGTAGTAAGCCAAATGAAGTCTGTATTGGGCGCTAATCCATGTCCGGTAGTAATTCCTATCGGCGCTGAAGAAAACTTCAAAGGTGTAGTTGATCTTATCAAGATGAAGGCTATTCTGTGGCATGATGAAACGATGGGTGCTGACTATAGTATAGAAGAAATTCCTGCTGCTCTTAAAGAGGAAGCTGATGAATGGAGAGATAAGCTGCTGGAAAAAGTATCTGAATTTGATGATGCTTTGATGGAGAAATATTTCGAAGATCCTTCAACTATTACTGAAGAGGAAATCTTTAGAGCCCTTCGTAGTGCTACTGTTCAAATGGCTATTGTTCCAATGTTGTGCGGTTCTTCATTTAAGAATAAAGGTGTTCAGACATTGCTTGACTATGTTTGTGCATTGTTGCCTTCCCCATTGGATACGGAAAATGTAATTGGTACTAATCCGGATACAGGTGCTGAAGAAGATCGTAAGCCGAGTGAAGAGGCTAAGACTGCAGCTTTGGCATTTAAGATTGCAACTGACCCTTATGTTGGTCGTTTGACTTTCTTCCGTGTCTATTCAGGTAAGATTGAAGCAGGTTCTTATATCTATAACTCTCGTTCAGGAAAGAAAGAACGTGTTTCACGTTTGTTCCAGATGCACTCAAATAAGCAGAACCCTGTAGAAGTGATTAGCGCAGGTGATATCGGTGCTGGCGTTGGATTTAAAGATATTCACACAGGTGATACCTTATGTGACGAAACAGCTCCTATTATTCTGGAATCTATTGACTTCCCTGAAACTGTAATTGGTATTGCAGTTGAACCGAAGACCCAGAAAGATATGGATAAACTTTCTATTGGTTTAGCTAAGCTTGCTGAGGAAGATCCGACATTTACTGTAAAATCCGACGAACAGACTGGTCAGACAGTGATCTCTGGTATGGGTGAACTTCACCTTGATATTATTATCGATCGTTTGAGACGTGAGTTTAAGGTGGAATGTAACCAAGGTAAGCCTCAAGTAAACTACAAGGAAGCTATCACTAAGACTGTTAACTTGCGTGAAGTATACAAGAAGCAGTCAGGTGGTCGTGGAAAGTTTGCTGATATCATCGTAAATGTAGGTCCGGTTGATGAGGATTTTAAAGAAGGTGGATTGCAATTTGTTGATGAAGTGAAGGGTGGTAATATTCCTAAAGAATTTATTCCTGCTGTTCAGAAAGGTTTTGCGACTGCTATTAAGAATGGTGTATTGGCCGGATATCCGCTGGATTCACTGAAAGTAACATTGATAGATGGTTCATTCCATCCGGTTGACTCTGACCAGTTGTCTTTCGAAATCTGTGCGCAGATGGCTTATAAAAATGCTTGTGCAAAGGCAGGTCCTGTATTGATGGAGCCTATAATGAAACTGGAAGTAGTAACTCCGGAAGAAAATATGGGTGATGTTATCGGTGACTTAAATAAGCGTCGTGGTCAGGTTGAAGGTATGGAATCCAGCCGTTCAGGTGCCCGTATTGTGAAAGCAATGGTTCCGCTGGCTGAAATGTTTGGTTATGTGACCGCATTACGTACTATCTCTTCTGGTCGTGCAACGTCATCTATGACATATTCTCATCACGCTCAAGTTTCAGCTTCTATTGCCAAGGCAGTATTGGATGAAGTAAAGGGACGTACTGATTTACTCTAA
- the rpsL gene encoding 30S ribosomal protein S12: protein MPTIQQLVRKGREVLVEKSKSPALDSCPQRRGVCVRVYTTTPKKPNSAMRKVARVRLTNQKEVNSYIPGEGHNLQEHSIVLVRGGRVKDLPGVRYHIVRGTLDTAGVAGRTQRRSKYGAKRPKPGQAAPAKKK, encoded by the coding sequence ATGCCTACAATTCAGCAATTAGTAAGAAAAGGACGCGAAGTGCTGGTGGAGAAAAGTAAATCTCCAGCCTTGGATTCATGTCCTCAAAGACGTGGCGTTTGCGTGAGAGTATATACTACTACTCCGAAGAAGCCGAACTCTGCAATGCGTAAAGTAGCTCGTGTACGTTTGACTAACCAGAAAGAGGTTAACTCTTACATTCCGGGAGAAGGACACAACTTGCAGGAACACTCAATCGTTTTGGTACGTGGCGGTCGTGTAAAAGACCTTCCGGGTGTACGTTATCACATCGTTCGTGGTACGCTTGATACAGCAGGTGTCGCTGGTCGTACTCAAAGACGTTCTAAATACGGAGCTAAGCGTCCGAAACCAGGACAAGCTGCACCGGCTAAGAAAAAATAA